One region of Hymenobacter sediminicola genomic DNA includes:
- a CDS encoding tetratricopeptide repeat protein, with protein MRRVFPSLFLLLALLYLPEPGRAQQSQSGTTATPKAEAKPRKLSRKERKELARRAELDAVSSQRQLTEKDREASEAFFVEGVKYVILEDYNKALERLLKAYALNPGNAAISYKIAETNLLSGNLKDASNFAQSAVKLDPKNAYYYLLLAQTYASQKQYDQAAKVYTQLIQDVPDSGYYLFNLADLYLAQGKLNEALATLERAEKQFGPLDEVSFKKQQIYLKQNNLDKALLEGEALIKANPDEIRYVLAQAEMYAANNRLPDAVRVAEQALRQDPESPQARMILADVYRQQGNAAESEKQIKLAFESPGLDIDDKVRVLVDFIKQLPNPKIEKTALDLAAITVRVHPKEAKAYSVAGDIQTLTNHKEDARNTYLQAIKLDNSRYQIWQQVVLIDAELSQTDSLLRHTDRALELFPNQAPLWFYNGVAYVLNKQPAKGVKALEYGRKLATDNPELLAQFDTQLGDAYHELKEYAKSDAAYEAALTFDANNAQALNNYSYFLSVRGEKLDRAKEMSGKLVKQFPDNDTYLDTYAWVLYKQKDYAGAKQYLEKALLTSKDATVIEHYGDVLFQLGDKDKAHAEWLRAKKIGGASSLIDRKIKDKKLYE; from the coding sequence ATGCGTCGCGTTTTTCCTTCCCTATTCCTCCTGCTGGCTTTGCTGTACCTGCCCGAACCGGGAAGGGCACAGCAAAGCCAGTCTGGTACTACGGCCACTCCGAAGGCAGAGGCCAAGCCCCGCAAGCTGAGCCGCAAAGAACGCAAGGAACTGGCCCGTCGGGCCGAGTTGGATGCCGTCAGCAGCCAGCGCCAGCTCACTGAAAAGGACCGTGAGGCCAGTGAAGCCTTCTTCGTGGAGGGAGTGAAGTATGTGATTCTGGAGGACTACAACAAGGCGCTGGAGCGGCTGCTGAAGGCGTATGCCCTCAATCCCGGCAATGCGGCCATCAGCTATAAAATTGCCGAAACCAACCTGCTTAGCGGCAACCTGAAAGACGCCAGCAACTTCGCGCAATCGGCTGTCAAGCTCGACCCCAAAAACGCCTATTATTACCTGCTGCTGGCCCAGACCTACGCTTCGCAGAAGCAGTATGACCAAGCTGCCAAAGTATATACCCAGTTGATTCAGGATGTGCCGGATTCCGGCTACTACCTTTTTAATCTGGCAGATCTGTATCTGGCCCAGGGCAAGCTGAACGAGGCGCTGGCCACGCTGGAACGCGCTGAGAAGCAGTTTGGCCCGCTGGATGAGGTATCGTTCAAGAAACAGCAGATTTACCTCAAGCAGAACAACCTCGACAAGGCGCTGCTGGAAGGCGAAGCGTTGATCAAGGCCAACCCCGACGAAATACGCTACGTGCTGGCACAGGCCGAAATGTATGCTGCCAACAACCGCCTGCCTGATGCTGTGCGGGTAGCCGAACAGGCCCTCCGCCAAGACCCCGAAAGCCCACAGGCCCGCATGATTCTGGCCGATGTGTACCGGCAGCAGGGCAACGCCGCTGAGTCGGAGAAGCAGATTAAGCTGGCCTTCGAAAGCCCGGGCCTCGATATTGATGACAAGGTGCGTGTGCTGGTGGATTTCATTAAGCAGCTGCCCAATCCCAAGATTGAGAAAACAGCCCTAGACCTAGCCGCCATCACGGTGCGGGTGCACCCGAAAGAAGCCAAAGCCTACTCCGTGGCCGGCGACATTCAAACCCTGACCAACCATAAGGAGGATGCCCGCAACACCTATTTGCAGGCCATTAAGCTCGACAACTCCCGCTACCAGATCTGGCAGCAGGTAGTCTTGATTGACGCGGAGCTGAGCCAGACTGATTCGCTGCTGCGACACACGGACCGCGCGCTGGAGCTGTTTCCGAACCAGGCACCGCTTTGGTTTTATAATGGGGTAGCCTACGTGCTGAACAAGCAGCCCGCCAAAGGCGTGAAAGCGCTGGAATATGGCCGCAAGCTGGCCACCGACAACCCCGAGCTGCTAGCCCAGTTTGACACTCAGCTTGGTGATGCCTACCACGAGTTGAAGGAGTATGCCAAGTCGGATGCGGCCTATGAGGCAGCGCTGACATTTGATGCCAACAACGCACAGGCTCTCAACAACTACAGCTACTTTCTGTCGGTGCGGGGCGAGAAGCTAGACCGCGCCAAAGAAATGTCGGGCAAGCTGGTGAAGCAGTTCCCCGATAATGATACGTATCTGGACACTTACGCTTGGGTGCTGTATAAGCAGAAGGACTATGCCGGCGCCAAGCAGTATCTGGAAAAGGCACTACTTACCAGCAAAGATGCCACGGTAATTGAGCACTACGGCGACGTGCTGTTCCAGCTGGGCGACAAGGATAAAGCCCACGCCGAATGGCTGCGGGCGAAAAAGATAGGCGGTGCATCAAGCCTGATTGACCGCAAAATCAAAGACAAGAAACTATATGAGTAA